A single Dermacentor albipictus isolate Rhodes 1998 colony chromosome 3, USDA_Dalb.pri_finalv2, whole genome shotgun sequence DNA region contains:
- the LOC135898691 gene encoding uncharacterized protein — MARLLSPPGWALSVCLVAATTLVAPSLQSQIIIIRRTEEAADDGWINGVQRGRHLPPPPLPRPPPSWSPAGWNNHGFVAARRVHQPWHVGPTLVGAGGGIPGGGGWKPLWIPLDGRHGWRPQWPPKVPSSTPTPSSPTPSPPPPPPPPPPPEEPKPTAESNQQEPPAKQVVSTESPKASPGDTGKVKEP; from the coding sequence CGCTCTCCGTGTGCCTGGTGGCGGCGACGACCCTGGTGGCTCCTTCCCTGCAGTCACAGATCATCATCATCCGGCGCACCGAGGAGGCGGCCGACGACGGCTGGATCAACGGCGTCCAGCGAGGACGGCAcctgccaccgccgccgctgccTAGGCCGCCGCCGTCGTGGTCGCCAGCCGGTTGGAACAACCACGGCTTCGTGGCGGCCCGCCGGGTGCACCAGCCTTGGCACGTGGGGCCCACGTTGGTGGGCGCGGGCGGCGGCATCCCCGGAGGAGGAGGCTGGAAGCCGCTGTGGATCCCGCTGGACGGCAGGCACGGCTGGAGGCCTCAGTGGCCTCCGAAGGTGCCGTCGTCTACACCGACCCCATCTTCGCCTACGCCCTCACCGCCACCACCTCccccgccaccgccgccaccggaAGAACCCAAGCCCACGGCAGAGTCCAACCAACAGGAACCGCCAGCCAAGCAGGTCGTGTCCACAGAGAGCCCCAAGGCCTCTCCTGGTGATACCGGAAAAGTCAAGGAACCATAG